One window from the genome of Bdellovibrionales bacterium encodes:
- a CDS encoding class I SAM-dependent methyltransferase yields the protein MDMIKNRLDKNHRKLKAWANRHHIEAYRLYDRDIPEYPYIVDIYKDHFVVYDKTDSVVDAGKNFLPHVLEAIKALFKTPEEKIVVKRRARQEGLQQYEKLDRREETFSVRESQAQLYVNLYDYLDTGLFLDHRPMRQVVFKTARDKDFLNLFCYTGAVSVFAALGGARSTTSVDMSQTYLSWAQENFQLNQIPMEHHEFVNMNALEFLHKMQGQQRFDVIFLDPPTFSNSKKMEEAFEVEKDQDFLVEKAMSMLRPEGVLYFSNNKRKFKLSENIQQKYQIKDITRESIPQDFHDQKIHHCFEIKHKL from the coding sequence ATGGACATGATCAAAAACCGCCTCGATAAAAACCACCGCAAACTCAAAGCCTGGGCAAACCGCCACCACATCGAGGCCTACCGCCTGTATGATCGCGATATTCCTGAGTATCCCTACATCGTCGATATCTACAAAGACCACTTCGTGGTTTACGATAAAACCGATTCGGTCGTCGACGCCGGTAAGAACTTCCTGCCGCATGTTCTTGAAGCCATCAAAGCCCTGTTTAAAACTCCTGAGGAGAAAATCGTCGTCAAGCGCCGCGCCCGCCAAGAAGGTCTCCAGCAGTACGAAAAGCTCGATCGCCGTGAAGAAACCTTCTCTGTCCGTGAAAGCCAAGCCCAGCTGTACGTGAACCTCTACGACTACCTCGATACCGGTCTTTTTTTGGATCACCGCCCAATGCGCCAGGTGGTTTTTAAAACCGCTCGCGATAAAGATTTCTTGAATCTGTTCTGTTACACGGGCGCCGTCAGCGTCTTTGCCGCTCTGGGAGGCGCTCGCAGCACCACCAGCGTCGATATGTCACAGACTTACCTCAGCTGGGCTCAGGAGAACTTCCAGCTCAATCAGATTCCCATGGAACATCATGAATTCGTAAACATGAACGCTTTAGAGTTTTTGCACAAAATGCAGGGTCAACAACGTTTTGATGTGATCTTCCTGGATCCTCCGACTTTCTCAAACTCCAAAAAGATGGAGGAGGCTTTTGAGGTCGAAAAAGACCAGGATTTCCTCGTAGAAAAGGCCATGAGCATGCTCCGCCCAGAGGGAGTTTTGTATTTTTCCAACAATAAAAGAAAATTTAAATTGTCAGAAAATATCCAGCAAAAATACCAAATCAAAGACATCACGCGAGAGTCTATTCCGCAGGATTTTCATGATCAGAAAATCCATCATTGCTTTGAAATAAAACATAAATTATAA
- the speE gene encoding polyamine aminopropyltransferase produces MKSLGRHILVEFSNCNAQVLNDAQIVEEAMINAAKIAGATVINSTFHHFSPWGISGVVVIQESHLAIHTWPEYKYAAVDLFTCGESVDPWVCFEHLKQIFQANYSAMELNRGSLHLIKKSEFVPQATRHEPSPIHDPQVERSVWFTDKDENQALSLRYNGEVLFNEVSPFQQVRVFKTHAYGKMLAINNMIMCTERDEYHYHEMITHPIMQMHGNAKNVLVIGGGDGGTIRELFKYDVEKVTMVEIDDAVIRASKQHLPTVASEFNNPKLNLIVGDGIQFVKDAAPNSFDVIIVDGSDPVGPAKGLFTAEFYGNCRNALKEGGALITQGESPMFHEDTFMELNKCLKGIFGKEQTHTMLFHATTYPSGMWSLQMGVKGHTHPVKNFNADRARQFASAKKLKYYNHELHTAAFSLPTFVRNMLGESV; encoded by the coding sequence ATGAAATCATTAGGCCGCCATATTTTAGTTGAGTTCAGCAACTGTAACGCTCAAGTTTTGAACGACGCCCAAATCGTCGAAGAAGCTATGATTAATGCCGCAAAAATCGCGGGGGCGACAGTGATCAATTCCACGTTTCACCACTTTTCTCCGTGGGGTATTTCCGGAGTGGTTGTGATCCAGGAAAGCCATTTGGCGATCCACACATGGCCTGAATACAAATACGCAGCCGTCGACCTCTTTACTTGTGGCGAAAGCGTCGATCCATGGGTTTGCTTCGAGCACTTGAAGCAGATCTTCCAAGCCAACTACTCTGCAATGGAACTCAACCGTGGTTCTTTGCACTTGATCAAGAAATCTGAATTCGTTCCTCAGGCAACTCGTCACGAGCCAAGCCCGATCCACGATCCGCAAGTTGAACGCAGCGTTTGGTTCACGGACAAAGACGAGAACCAGGCTCTTTCACTCCGCTACAACGGCGAAGTTCTGTTCAACGAAGTTTCTCCATTCCAGCAAGTGCGTGTTTTCAAAACTCACGCTTATGGCAAGATGCTTGCGATCAATAACATGATCATGTGCACGGAGCGCGATGAATATCACTATCACGAAATGATCACTCACCCGATCATGCAAATGCATGGCAATGCGAAGAACGTTCTTGTGATCGGTGGTGGCGACGGCGGAACAATCCGCGAACTCTTCAAGTATGACGTTGAAAAAGTAACGATGGTTGAAATTGATGACGCAGTTATCCGCGCATCGAAACAGCATCTGCCAACAGTCGCGTCTGAGTTCAACAACCCGAAATTGAATCTCATTGTCGGTGACGGCATCCAGTTCGTGAAGGACGCTGCTCCAAATAGTTTTGATGTGATCATCGTGGACGGTTCTGACCCTGTGGGTCCAGCTAAGGGCCTTTTCACTGCAGAATTCTATGGCAATTGCCGTAACGCGCTTAAAGAAGGCGGTGCTTTGATCACTCAGGGCGAATCACCGATGTTCCATGAGGACACTTTCATGGAACTCAATAAGTGCTTAAAAGGCATCTTCGGCAAAGAGCAAACGCACACAATGCTCTTCCATGCGACAACTTACCCTTCTGGCATGTGGAGTCTTCAAATGGGTGTTAAAGGACACACTCACCCTGTGAAGAACTTCAACGCCGATAGAGCGCGTCAGTTCGCCTCTGCTAAAAAGCTGAAGTACTACAATCACGAATTGCATACAGCAGCATTTAGCCTCCCTACCTTCGTCAGAAATATGTTGGGAGAGAGCGTTTAA
- a CDS encoding superoxide dismutase has translation MFKLPTLPYAKTALAPFLSEEQMTYHYDKHHKAYIDNLNKFMETDASLKGKSLEEIVLSSTGGVFNNAAQAYNHTFFWFNMQPNSTMKPSATLMAAITRDFGGMDQLKEKFVDGGVKTFGSGWIWLCADNSGKLSLVSTSNAQVPFTNNGPRPLMVADVWEHAYYIDYRNLRAKFLETFWNNVNWDFVSQNFDSQKVRELTTSMKA, from the coding sequence ATGTTTAAACTACCTACACTTCCTTACGCTAAAACTGCCCTCGCCCCTTTCTTGTCTGAAGAGCAAATGACTTATCACTACGATAAGCATCACAAAGCTTACATCGACAACTTGAACAAATTCATGGAAACAGACGCTTCTCTCAAAGGTAAATCTTTGGAAGAAATCGTTTTGTCTTCAACTGGCGGCGTATTCAACAATGCAGCTCAGGCGTACAACCACACGTTCTTCTGGTTCAATATGCAACCAAACTCAACGATGAAGCCTTCTGCAACTTTGATGGCGGCGATCACTCGTGACTTCGGTGGCATGGATCAACTCAAAGAAAAGTTTGTTGATGGCGGCGTAAAAACTTTCGGTTCTGGCTGGATCTGGTTGTGCGCTGACAACTCTGGCAAATTGAGCCTTGTTTCTACTTCAAACGCTCAAGTGCCGTTTACAAACAACGGCCCACGTCCATTGATGGTGGCTGACGTTTGGGAACACGCATACTACATTGATTACAGAAACTTGCGCGCGAAATTCCTTGAGACATTCTGGAATAACGTTAACTGGGACTTCGTATCTCAAAACTTTGACTCTCAAAAAGTTCGCGAATTAACGACTTCTATGAAGGCGTAA
- a CDS encoding cupredoxin domain-containing protein: protein MKLAMVAGVLVLNLTSSAFAAREIVLVAKDGKFEPDTIEIAVDEKVELLVKNEGSDAEEFESVELHREKVIPPGKSAKIKIGPLKAGTYTFFGEFHPETAKGKIIVK, encoded by the coding sequence ATGAAATTAGCAATGGTCGCCGGCGTTCTTGTTCTTAACCTCACTTCTTCTGCTTTTGCGGCTCGTGAAATCGTGCTTGTTGCGAAAGACGGTAAATTTGAACCGGACACTATTGAAATCGCCGTCGACGAGAAAGTGGAACTCCTCGTGAAAAACGAAGGCAGCGACGCTGAAGAATTCGAAAGCGTGGAGCTTCACCGTGAAAAAGTCATTCCTCCTGGAAAATCTGCAAAAATTAAAATCGGCCCATTGAAAGCCGGTACTTACACTTTCTTCGGCGAATTCCATCCTGAAACTGCAAAAGGAAAAATCATCGTTAAATAA
- a CDS encoding FTR1 family protein — MAQFLNSYLVVWRESFEAVLVIFLLYTGLSRQGAWARSRNFILSGLGAGLVLSVGFGYAMINFDSIFDSDHAQLVQGLFPLLAAGLMLHMVVWMAKHSAEVTGEIRKAVHSHNTKTLTWGLLALVAYTITREGFETVVYLYGLSMSQGANTSYGLISLACLLGVASSVGLMFGIHKTTRFVGIKNFFRVTNLFLLGAAASMLVSGINKMIELEYIPSGLNPIWNSSAVLGSDSFIGKLATQLVGYTPMPSLTLVLAYGAFWAAAAFLLLYKREQGATTAPRSAG; from the coding sequence ATGGCTCAATTTCTGAATTCTTACTTGGTTGTCTGGCGCGAAAGTTTTGAAGCTGTTTTAGTGATCTTCTTACTCTATACGGGCCTTTCCCGCCAGGGAGCTTGGGCGCGCTCTCGTAATTTCATCCTGAGTGGTCTTGGGGCCGGCCTAGTTTTGAGCGTGGGCTTTGGCTACGCGATGATCAACTTTGATTCGATCTTTGATTCTGACCACGCTCAGCTGGTCCAGGGTTTGTTTCCCCTCCTCGCAGCCGGCTTGATGTTGCACATGGTGGTGTGGATGGCGAAGCACTCGGCCGAAGTCACGGGTGAAATCCGTAAAGCCGTGCATTCTCACAATACGAAGACGCTCACATGGGGCTTACTGGCACTAGTGGCTTACACGATCACACGTGAGGGCTTTGAAACCGTGGTGTACCTCTATGGTCTTTCAATGTCCCAAGGAGCAAATACTTCTTATGGTCTGATTAGTCTCGCATGCCTTCTTGGCGTCGCCAGTTCTGTGGGCTTGATGTTCGGCATTCACAAAACAACGCGCTTTGTGGGTATTAAGAACTTCTTCCGCGTCACAAACTTGTTCTTACTCGGGGCTGCAGCTTCCATGCTGGTGAGCGGGATTAACAAAATGATCGAGCTTGAATACATTCCATCGGGTTTAAATCCGATCTGGAATAGCAGCGCGGTTCTCGGTTCTGACAGCTTTATTGGAAAATTGGCGACTCAGCTCGTGGGATATACACCGATGCCTTCTTTGACGCTCGTATTGGCTTATGGCGCCTTCTGGGCCGCAGCCGCATTTTTGCTGCTCTACAAAAGAGAACAGGGAGCCACAACAGCTCCCCGTTCAGCAGGGTAG
- a CDS encoding HPF/RaiA family ribosome-associated protein gives MRIQTLFRDLDRSEALETYLEEKVGASIENFLKYQPNTTATVRIELDRHRSQTRKPSFHCEIILKPTRSKQPIKISKHAEDVYTAVSEASAALKTVLSRRSAKKAQHRRHEHIRELRDLVA, from the coding sequence ATGAGAATACAGACACTCTTCCGAGACTTAGACCGATCCGAAGCCCTTGAGACTTATTTAGAGGAAAAAGTTGGGGCCAGTATTGAAAACTTCCTGAAATATCAACCAAATACAACAGCTACGGTCCGGATTGAATTAGACCGTCATCGCAGTCAGACTAGAAAGCCTTCGTTCCACTGCGAAATTATCTTAAAACCAACAAGATCCAAACAACCCATCAAAATCTCAAAACATGCAGAGGATGTTTACACCGCTGTGAGTGAGGCCTCAGCGGCCCTCAAGACTGTTTTGAGTCGACGTTCTGCTAAAAAAGCACAACATCGCCGACATGAGCACATACGCGAACTACGTGATCTAGTCGCGTGA
- a CDS encoding LysR family transcriptional regulator, with product MFNYNHLYYFYVTARLGGVSNASKHLAISQPSLSAQIKTFEHSIDRKLFEKNGRKMQLTRDGEQVYTYCRQMFEIADHLANHLKSPEQIEKRRIHIGVTDHVERPFVADLLGDILQQGKDHINCILNVSSASELELLMKLRSQKIDLFLTNNPLQNENLHEVVSVRMPVALVVSKDLLRKSGYRKTPTLSELFKNDKVGLLLPAPDLRLRQEADIFLRQKNLDKPILMESDILSVVARAVVDSGGCAFLPIPYIANELKMGLVKIIGPSEGLWKHSLSLISRKQIKYDPLFEEIKNNLLALNRPVKI from the coding sequence ATGTTTAATTACAATCATCTCTACTACTTCTATGTGACGGCTCGCTTAGGAGGCGTCAGCAACGCTTCAAAACACCTCGCGATCAGCCAGCCTTCCCTCAGCGCGCAAATTAAGACCTTTGAACACAGCATTGACCGCAAACTCTTCGAGAAAAACGGACGAAAAATGCAGCTCACCCGAGATGGCGAACAAGTCTACACCTACTGTCGGCAGATGTTTGAGATCGCTGATCATCTTGCAAACCATTTAAAAAGCCCCGAACAGATTGAAAAACGCCGTATTCACATCGGCGTAACCGATCATGTCGAACGACCCTTCGTCGCCGATTTGCTAGGAGACATCCTCCAACAAGGCAAGGATCATATTAACTGTATTCTCAATGTCAGCTCCGCAAGCGAGCTTGAACTTTTGATGAAACTGAGATCTCAAAAGATTGATCTCTTTCTGACGAACAATCCCTTGCAGAATGAAAACCTGCACGAAGTGGTATCCGTACGTATGCCGGTCGCTTTGGTAGTCTCAAAAGACCTTCTTCGGAAGAGCGGTTATCGCAAAACTCCGACGCTCAGCGAACTTTTTAAAAATGACAAAGTTGGCTTACTCCTCCCAGCACCAGATCTACGTCTTCGTCAGGAAGCTGACATTTTTCTAAGGCAGAAAAACCTCGATAAACCGATTCTGATGGAAAGTGATATCCTTTCCGTTGTCGCACGCGCAGTGGTGGATAGCGGTGGCTGCGCGTTTCTGCCGATTCCATATATTGCCAATGAACTCAAGATGGGATTGGTGAAGATCATCGGCCCATCAGAGGGTCTCTGGAAACATAGCCTCAGCCTGATCTCAAGAAAGCAGATCAAGTATGATCCACTTTTTGAAGAGATTAAGAATAATCTGCTGGCACTCAATCGGCCGGTAAAAATCTAG
- a CDS encoding M20/M25/M40 family metallo-hydrolase produces MMNKLLVIGMVLFVSSASWAARPILAETSFLRALKIPIIAEEPTSHVAYAYVTSEMEDRLIDNSHLFGKCAGFEVLPELQVQSPEQLLTTLKSLQAKNEDYDRAPMRALQMTADPQIESALQQVSEQNLRATVEWLSSYPTRASRDAKANDPVTAFKDRLQQMTAFTGYPVSIELIDHRGTKQKSIHLTISGKGRPNEIIVFGAHFDSINNQWGGGNAPGADDNASGSANLLETLRILLAQPQPQRTLEFFWYAGEESGLIGSSEIAAQYKTQKKDVVAVLQLDMTLYPGTAPFTLGSMTDFTSAWMRDYLRAMNDTYIKANIVEDKCGYGCSDHASWYRNSYATLMPFEATMRTMNPNIHSSQDTLNQKLNFAHSAMFTKIALVMAMDLGNSAARQPY; encoded by the coding sequence ATGATGAATAAGCTCTTGGTGATCGGGATGGTCCTTTTTGTTAGCAGTGCCAGCTGGGCTGCGCGCCCTATTTTGGCGGAAACTTCTTTTCTACGCGCTTTGAAAATACCCATCATTGCAGAAGAACCCACGAGCCACGTTGCCTATGCTTACGTGACTTCAGAAATGGAAGACAGGCTGATCGATAACTCACATCTCTTTGGTAAATGCGCCGGCTTTGAAGTGCTGCCTGAGTTGCAAGTTCAATCTCCTGAACAGTTGTTGACAACACTCAAGAGTCTCCAGGCAAAGAACGAAGATTACGATCGCGCTCCTATGCGGGCTTTGCAGATGACTGCGGATCCGCAGATTGAATCGGCTCTTCAGCAAGTCAGTGAACAGAATCTTCGCGCAACCGTTGAGTGGCTTTCAAGCTATCCGACCCGAGCTTCGCGCGATGCTAAAGCGAATGATCCGGTGACTGCGTTTAAAGATCGCCTCCAGCAGATGACGGCATTCACCGGGTATCCAGTGTCGATCGAGCTCATTGATCATCGCGGAACAAAGCAAAAATCGATTCACCTCACTATTTCGGGAAAAGGCCGCCCGAATGAAATCATCGTTTTTGGTGCGCACTTTGATTCGATTAATAACCAATGGGGCGGAGGAAATGCGCCGGGTGCTGATGATAACGCGTCAGGTTCGGCCAATCTCTTAGAGACCCTCCGAATTCTTTTAGCCCAGCCCCAGCCACAAAGAACATTGGAATTTTTCTGGTACGCCGGCGAAGAATCCGGTTTGATCGGCTCTTCTGAAATCGCAGCTCAGTACAAAACTCAAAAGAAAGATGTCGTGGCGGTTCTTCAACTTGATATGACTCTTTATCCAGGGACAGCGCCGTTTACTTTGGGGAGCATGACGGACTTCACCAGTGCGTGGATGCGCGATTATCTGCGCGCGATGAATGACACTTATATCAAGGCAAACATTGTCGAAGATAAATGCGGCTATGGATGCAGTGATCATGCTTCATGGTATCGGAATTCTTATGCGACACTGATGCCGTTTGAAGCAACCATGCGTACGATGAATCCGAATATTCATAGCAGCCAAGACACTCTTAATCAGAAACTGAACTTTGCGCACTCGGCGATGTTTACCAAGATCGCGCTCGTTATGGCGATGGATCTTGGTAACAGCGCTGCTCGGCAGCCGTACTAG